One window of Phycodurus eques isolate BA_2022a chromosome 17, UOR_Pequ_1.1, whole genome shotgun sequence genomic DNA carries:
- the tmem45b gene encoding transmembrane protein 45B, producing the protein MANFGGHAIPGSFFLLFGLWLTVKHTLQHYWRKNQPKGRAVLPPFFKRMEYIEGGLQIFASFVGIMVEQFVVDGPHARLYDVQNNSWVKLMNWQHTTMYLFFGISGIALVVSTVSKLVPVGVDRLALSLALFVEGFLFYFHVLSRPPLDAHIHSLLVVAVFSGSASTMMEVFIRDHIILEMLKACLFILQGSWFYQIGFVLYPPSGPKWDLTLHNNIMFVTMCFCWHLAVALFVVTCTSAAVWITLRRFSRKARDIEMVMRNKVSTENSEKALLGESEEE; encoded by the exons ATGGCCAACTTTGGAGGCCACGCCATTCCTGGCTCGTTCTTCTTGCTCTTTGGGTTATGGCTGACGGTCAAACATACTCTCCAGCACTACTGGAGGAAAAACCAGCCCAAAGGCAGAGCCGTTTTGCCTCCTTTCTTTAAACGAATGGAATACATCGAGGGAGGGTTGCAAATCTTTGCTTCATTTGTCG GCATCATGGTGGAGCAGTTTGTGGTGGACGGGCCACACGCTCGCCTCTACGACGTGCAAAACAATTCGTGGGTCAAGCTGATGAACTGGCAGCACACCACCATGTACCTGTTTTTTGGCATCTCGGGAATAGCGTTGGTGGTGAGCACCGTGTCCAAACTGGTGCCAGTTGGCGTGGACCGCCTTGCCCTCTCATTGGCGCTTTTCGTGGAAG GCTTTCTGTTCTACTTCCATGTGCTCAGTCGCCCCCCGCTAGACGCTCACATCCACTCCCTGCTCGTCGTGGCTGTGTTCAGCGGGTCAGCCAGCACCATGATGGAGGTGTTCATAAGAGACCACATTATCCTGGAGATGCTGAAAGCCTGCTTGTTTATACTGCAAGGCTCGTGGTTCTACCAG ATCGGTTTCGTGCTTTACCCACCGAGCGGCCCGAAGTGGGATTTGACTTTGCATAACAACATCATGTTTGTCACCATGTGCTTCTGCTGGCACTTGGCGGTGGCTTTGTTTGTCGTCACCTGCACCTCGGCTGCTGTTTGGAT CACATTAAGGAGATTCTCCAGAAAAGCACGAGACATCGAGATGGTGATGCGAAATAAAGTCTCCACTGAGAACTCTGAGAAAGCTTTGCTCGGAGAGTCAGAAGAGGAGTAG